ACCATGTCCGGCGGGATGGAGTGATCGCGCTCGCCGAAGTGGAAAATCACGTTGGCCTTGGCCGGCTCGCTCAGGAACGGCACATTGCGCGCACCGTAGTAGCTGGACGAGGGCAGGCCCAGGCGCAGCGCCGCCAGTGCCGCGACGGTGCCGCCCCAGCAGTAGCCCACCGTACCCACCTTGACCTTGTACTGGTCGGCGATCAGCTTGGCGGCGATGGCGACATCCTGGAGCGGGCGCAGCAGGCCCAGTTCGCCGATCAGCTTGATGCCCTTCTGCATGCCGTCCTGGTCGTAGCCCAGCTCCACGTCCTTTTCCACGGGGTCGAACAGTGCCGGGGCGATGGCGACATAGCCCTCGGCGGCAAAGCGGTCGGCCACGCTGCGGATATGGGCGTTGACGCCGAAGATCTCCTGGATCACCACGATGCCGCCCTTCGGGGTACCAGCGGGCTCGGCGATGTAGGCGTCCATGCTCTCGGGCGGGCGGGAGGTATCGAGGATAAGCGTGCGGCCCATGGGAGGTCTCCGGAAGAGTGGGTAAGGAGACAAGGGTAACCTGTAGGCATGTCGCGGGGATGTGCGGGGCGGTGCCGGACAGCAACGAGGAAGTAGATATCGCGATATCTTACGTAAAAGCCCTCATGATCGGGTGCGCAGTGCTGGCGGGCGGGGTTATTTTCGCTCTCCTGAAACATGTCCCGAAGACGCCAGTAACGCGGCGACTTTGTGGCATCACGACGTTTCTGGCATTCGTGCTTATAGCCGCGTCGATCTGTGAGAGGTTGGGCTGGATCCACTGAGGCGAAGGTCTTACCCCGCCATGGGTGAACAGATTTCAACCAGGCACCCGTTGATATCTCGCACGTAACCGACGCGCTGGCCCCAGGGCTTTGCCTCGACCGCCTTGAGCGCCAATGCACCTGCTTCGACGGCCTGGCTATAACCCTGCTCGGGTGCCTCGGTAACAAGGCATATCTCGAAGCCGGCACAAAGCTCGCTCCGGCTATTCGGACGAAT
This DNA window, taken from Luteibacter sp. 9135, encodes the following:
- a CDS encoding dienelactone hydrolase family protein, whose protein sequence is MGRTLILDTSRPPESMDAYIAEPAGTPKGGIVVIQEIFGVNAHIRSVADRFAAEGYVAIAPALFDPVEKDVELGYDQDGMQKGIKLIGELGLLRPLQDVAIAAKLIADQYKVKVGTVGYCWGGTVAALAALRLGLPSSSYYGARNVPFLSEPAKANVIFHFGERDHSIPPDMVEKHRELKPEMDTWVYPADHGFNCDVRGSYDEPSAKLAWERTLAFFARELA
- a CDS encoding VOC family protein — encoded protein: MGYTIIYVPDVAATVEFYERAFGLQRRFVHESGLYAEMATGETTLSFAGESMAELNGVAIRPNSRSELCAGFEICLVTEAPEQGYSQAVEAGALALKAVEAKPWGQRVGYVRDINGCLVEICSPMAG